From the Gemmatimonadota bacterium genome, the window TGAAGAATCGTATGCCTACGAGTATCGCGCTGCCAATGCCGGCGAGGACATAGCCTTCCATGCTCCCGATGCCGCGCATGAAGAATCGCGCTGCGACAACGACCAGCAGAAGCAATACCACGGCGAACGTAAGATCAATCTGGCTTCGGGCACCTGTGTGAGATACATGTCTTACGACGGATCGGGTTACGGCGGGTTCTTTGCGGAGTCTTTCGACGATTTCGATGATGGCGCGCGGGTTGCCAGCGCTTTGTTGTAAGATGGAGGTTTCGGTCATGTGGTAGTCTTCTATGTCGGCGCCAGCAGTACACTGTCGGATGAGTTTTTTGGCTTCTGGTGTGGATAAGGGTTCTATTTCTATGCGGTCGAATTTCCAGAAGTGTTTCTCGTAGGTTTTTACAATTTCGCGCAGGGCGGCTATGATGATGTATTTGCGGTTGAGTTTGTCGATCAGGCGTCCGATGGAGGGCGTTATGTCGGATAGGTCATCTACGATTAAGACGCATTCGTTTTTTGCCACTGAGTCGAGTACTATGTCTGTCCAGGTTTGAATGGTTTCGCGGGTGTGTCGTTTTTTGATTTTTTCAAAGTCCTCAATGTGCGGATAGAGTTTTCCGCTTTTGTGAAGTTCTTCCGCAATATTTATGAGGGCTTCTTTTATTGGGGATAGGGTTTTTACTTTGAGTACATAGTCTGCATCGACTTGCGCGAGGAGATGGCTTTTGCCTATGCCGATGGGACCGACTATCAGGGTGTCGATGCGTTTTGATAGGTTTGCTTTTATTAAGCGCAGTTTTTCTTTTCGTTCTACGGACTGGTGTATCATGAGAAACGCCCTCCTGTATGGGTTGGAATTGAAATTTTGTGCCCGTCATATAGGGCAAATACCGTGCCAAACAAGCTAAAAACCCGTAACTAATTGCAGGAGAGCGTGTTTTTAAAAAATGCCAAAAAAAGGACATACGGAAAACTGTGTCATTTGAAACAGTAGGTGTGTCATATGAAACAGTTGGGATAAGAATGAAACTGTTGGTTACCAGACAATTTCGTGGGCGTTGACGACGGGTCCTTCGAGGCAGACGCAGCGATAGCGGCGGTCTTCGGTGGGATATGTTTTGTATTCGACTACGCAGCCGACACAGGCGCCAAAACCGCAGGCCATGTGGTTTTCGAGGGAGGCATAGCAGGGGGTATCTAATTCGGCGGCGATGTGAGCGACGCGCGCCATCATGGGATGGGGACCGCAGGTGAGGATGGTGGTGTGGTTTGGGAGGGTGTGTTCGGCGATGAGTTCTGTGACAAATCCGCGGTGTCCTATGCTGCCGTCATCGGTGGCGATGTGAAGGGGTAGGTCGGCGGGTAGGAGTGCGGACATGTCGGGCAGGCGCGCGGTATTTGCCGCGCCCATGAGGTAGATCATGTCGGGACGGCGGTCGAGGTGTTCCCAGGCCAAAAATGCGAGGGGGACGAGGCCGACGCCACCGGCGACGAGGAGGATGCGTTTGGTTTCCGGGGGGACAAAAGGGTTGCCCAGTGGTCCGCTGGCGTCAAATTGATCGCCGCATTGGGCAGTGGATAAGCGTTCGGTGCCGGGTCCGATGACGTCGTAGATGAGGTCGAGCCAGCCGGCTTTGCGATTTGCGCGCAATACGCTGAAGGGGCGGCGAAGATATGGAGAGGAGCCAGGATCGGTCAGGATTTGCAGGAATTGCGCCGGGCGAGAGGCGGTTGCGAGCCGGGGCGCGTGCAGGCGCATGAGGTAGATGCCCTGGGCTATGGGTTCATTTTTTTCTACGATGGCAGATTCGGAGATGAAGTTTGGGATTTCGGGCATTGTTACTCTGGGGGTTCAAAGTGGATGGCTATGTCTGTCCACATGTCGCGCGGCGCGTCTTCGTGTATGCCGGGTTCAAAGGTGTATTGTTTTGCTGCTTCTACTGCGGCACTGTGAAAGAGTTCGGGTCCAGAGATTACGTGGACTTCGCCCACGCTGCCGTTTTTTAAGATGAGCAAGCGCAAGAAGACCATGGCGGGTTTGCCTTCGGCTCTGGCTTCTTCGGGGTATTCGGGTTCGATTTCTTCTATGACCTGAGGTTCTTCATCGGCATCTACGGCTTCCATGATACCGCCTCCGATAATGACATTGGGTTTGAAGGCGGGTTTTGGAGGGGGTGTTTTTTGCGTTCTGAGCTTTGAGATATCAGGCGGGGTAGCCGTTGTATCCGGTGGTGCGTCTGCTGGATCAGTTCGCGTTGTGTCGGGTTGGGTATCCGACGGTTGCGTTTGGGTGGTGTCTGCTGGCTCGGGCGGGGGGTCGAGAAATTTGCCCTTGAGTTTGTCGGTTGCTATTTTGCCGTATTGTGTGAGGGGGTATCGCTCCTGCACTTGTTCGTAAACGGTTTTTGCCTGTTCGCGCTGGTCCAGGTTATTTTCGTAGGTCCAGGCAAGGGCAAAAAGAGCCTTTGGGGCAAAGAGGCTATTGGGATATTCGTCGGCTATTTGTTGGTAGATGGGTAAGATATCCCGTGTGGGTGTGCCTTCTGCGATGAGGTTTTCTGCTTGCAGAAATCGCGTTTCTGCCAGGGCATCATCGGCGTGTTTTTGATTGAGGCGCGTCCGAGCTTCAACGGCATAAGGTGTGTTGGGGTGTTGGTCGAGGAGCAGTTGGAAGTGTTCTCGCGCTGCGGTTTCATTTTTCAGGCTGTCGGCGTAAATAAGCCCAATGGCATAACGCACCCTGGGTGACAGATCAGTCGTGTCGGTCAGGGTCAATACGCGCTGGTAAATGCTCAGGGCCGAATCGGGTTCGCCGAGATTAAAGAGGTATAGTTCAGCGAGATCGAAAAGCGGTCCCAATGCTTTTTGTGGGTCTTCGACTTTCTCGATCTGTGTCTGATAGCGTTCGAGTGCTACGAGGTCTTTTTGCCGTTGTAAAGCCAGTTTACCCTCATCTGAACTTCGGTCTTCGCGGACGGCTTTTTCGAATAGTTCTTTGGATTTTTCCAGGTTTTTACGCGATTTTTGTTCGATGAGGCCCAGACGATAAAAAGCTGCTGCGCTGTATTCGCTACGGGGATATTTTTTTCCGATGTCGCTGTAAATTTCTTCCGCAGTTTCAGTCTGATCTTTTAGCTGGTATATATGCGCCTGTTTGAGGCGGATTTCGGCTTCGTAAATGCGAAGCCGTTTGATTTTTAATATTTTTTGATACGCGTCCAGCGCCCCGTCATATTTCTGCTGGCGCTCGAGGGTTTCGCCAATTTTGACGCGGGTTTCAAAATTTGTCCTGGTATCGGGTTTTGATTTTAGCACGTTTTCGTAGGCTTCAAGTGCTTCGTCGTATCGGTTCAATTCGAGGAGGTTATTGCCCACGCCTTGCCAGGCGCGCGCGCGTAATTTGTGCTTTTTGTCGAGTGTTTCGAGCAGTGCTTTATAGGATATGATCGCTTCTTCTTTGTTGCCCTGTGAGGCTTCCATTTCCGCGAGTGCCAGATTTGATAGGCCGTACAATTCGGGATTGATTTTTTTGTCGAAAAGAGAAAATGTAGTCCGCGCTTCATTGGTGCGATTCATTGCCCAGAGCGCGCGGCCCTGCCAGTAGCGCGTTTCGGGGATTAGTTCGCTTTCTGGGAAGAGTTTTTGCAGTTCTTGGAATTTGGTGAGTGCTTCGGTGTAATCTTCGCGCCAATAAGACGCTTTGCCGATGAGCAACAAGCTGTCGTCGAACCATTTGCTATCGGGAAAGTATTTGAGCACGATGGACGCTTTGAGTATGGCCCGCTGGTAGAGCGCGTTATAAGTCGCAGATGTTATTCGGCTGCCAGGGGTTTGGGATTCGACGCGTTTTTGCTCGGCTATACTGTACTGTTGTTTGGCGTTGTAAAAGGTGTTGTAATACACGCTTTTGCAGGATGCCAGACAGAGGAAGCAGAGGGATGTGATGTAGATGAGACGAGACATGGGATTTAAGAATTGTGAAAGTCCTGGAGTGAACGGATGCGAATTGTGCTGTTGTTTTTGAGTGATTGGATGCCGGCTACAGCGGCGGCGGCTCCCGATAAGGTGGTTGTGTAGGGCAGGCCGTATTGAACGGCGGCTTTGCGGATTTCAGGGTCGGCGGCCTGGGATTGCTCTCCAGCAGGCGTGTTGATCATGAGAGAGATTTCGCCGTTTTTGATGGCGTCGAGGATGTTTGGGCGCCCTTCCTGGATTTTGAAGATCCGATTACAGGCAATGTTGTGGCTTTTGAGAAAGGCGCAGGTTCCCCCTGTGGCAATGAGGCGAAAGTCCATGTCGGATAGTTGTTGGGCAATCGGTACAAGCCCTTCTTTGTCGCGGTCGTTGACGCTTAAAAATACGGTTCCCTCCTGGGGTAAGCGCACGCCTGCGCCGAGTTGCGCTTTTTGGAAGCTGAGGCCAAAGTCGGTGTCTATGCCCATGACTTCGCCGGTGGATTTCATTTCGGGACCGAGGACGGTGTCAACGCCGGGAAATTTGTTAAAGGGCAAGACGGCTTCTTTGACGGCGATGTGGTTGATGGGTACTTCCCGGGTAAAGCCCTGTTCTACAAGTGTGCGCCCGACCATTGCGCGGACAGCGACTTTGGCAAGGGGCACGCCAATGGCTTTGCTGACAAAGGGCACTGTGCGCGATGCCCTGGGGTTGACTTCTATAATAAATACGTCTTCGCCTTGAATGGCAAACTGAATGTTCATGAGGCCAACGACATTGAGTGCTCTGGCCAGGGCGTGGGTGTGATTTCGCAGTTCATTGAGGTTGGTGTTGGAGATTTGATAAGGGGGCAATACGCAGGCGCTATCGCCAGAGTGTACGCCCGCGCTTTCGATGTGTTGCATGATGCCGCCGATGACGACTGCTGTTGGATCAGCTACGGCATCGACATCAAATTCGTGTGCGTCTTCTAAAAATCGGTCGATGAGGATGGGGCGCTCGGGAGAGGCTTCTATGGCGTTGCGCATATAGGCGATGAGGGCTTCGCGGTCATATACAATTGCCATTGCGCGGCCCCCGAGTACGTAAGAGGGACGCACGAGGACCGGATATCCGATTTGTTCGGCTATGGCGATTGCTTCGTCGGTGCTTATTGCGGTGCCGTTTTCGGGTTGTCGTATGCCCAGTTCTTTGATGAGTGCGCCAAAGCGCTTGCGGTCTTCGGCCAGGTCAATGGCGTCGGGCGATGTGCCGGCGATGTTGAGGCCCCCGCGTTCGAGGTCGCGCGCGAGGTTGAGCGGTGTTTGTCCGCCGAATTGAACGATGACGCCGTCGGGTTGTTCAACATCGGCAATGCTGAGTACGTCTTCGGCAGTGAGCGGTTCAAAGTAGAGTTTGTCGGATGTGTCGTAGTCGGTGGAGACGGTTTCGGGGTTGGAGTTGACCATGATGGTCTCAAATCCGTCTTCTTTGAGGGCATAAGAGGCGTGGCAACAACAATAGTCGAATTCGATGCCCTGTCCAATGCGATTGGGACCGCCGCCCAGGATCATGATTTTTTGTCGATCGGATCGGATGGCTTCGTTGTCTGTCTCATAGGTCGAGTAGTGATACGGTGTATAGGCTTCAAATTCGGCGGCGCACGTATCTACGGTTTTGAATACGGGCGCGACGCCGAGTTCTTTTCGCAGGGCGCGAACAGCCCATTCGTCACTGCGCCACAGGTGTGCCAGTTGGCGGTCGGAAAAGCCGTGTTGTTTGGCTTTGAGCAGGTCTGCGCGGGTGATGCGCGATTTTAAGTCGTTGAGTGTGTGCTGTTTTGTCATGGTTAGTCCATCAGGGCGGCGAGTTCTTTTTCTACTTCGACGAGTTGTCGCATGTTGTCGAGAAACCAGGGGTCAATTTTGGTTGCGTCAAAAATTTCCTGTACGGATAGTCCCGCGTCATAAGCCGTTTTGAGATAGGCCAATCGCTGCGAGTTGGGTTCGCGCAGGCCGCGTTCGAGGGCTTCGCGCGAGAGGGTGTTGGGATGGATGTCTTTGCCGTCGGCACCAAATCCCGCACGCCCGATTTCGAGAGAGCGCAGGCCTTTTTGCAGTGCTTCTTTAAACGTGCGACCTATGGCCATGGTTTCACCTACAGATTTCATTTGTGTGCCCAACAGATCAGCAGTTTGGGGAAATTTTTCAAATGTCCAGCGCGGGATTTTGATGACGCAATAGTCGATGGTGGGTTCAAATGAGGCGGGTGTTTCGCGCGTGATGTCGTTTTGTATTTCGTCAAGGGTGTATCCAATGGCGAGTTTGGCGGCTATTTTGGCGATGGGGAAGCCCGTGGCTTTTGAGGCGAGCGCAGAGCTGCGGGAGACGCGGGGGTTCATTTCTATGACGACGCGCCGGCCCGTGTTGGGATCCACTGCAAATTGGATGTTGGAGCCGCCGGTTTCCACGCCGATTTCTCGGATGCATGCGATGGCGTCGTCGCGCATTTCCTGATATTCTTTGTCGGTGAGGGTTTGCGCGGGTGCCACGGTGATGGAGTCGCCTGTGTGAACGCCCATGGGGTCGAAGTTTTCTATGGAGCAGATGATGACGACGTTGTCGTTTTGATCGCGCATGACTTCGAGTTCGAATTCTTTCCAGCCGATGATGGATTCTTCTACGAGGATCTCAGAGGTGGGCGATAGGCTTAGTCCGTGTGCAGCAGAGTGTCTGAATTCTTCGATGTTGTACGCGGTGCCAGCGCCTGTGCCGCCCAGGGTGTAGGATGGGCGGATGATGGCGGGAAATCCGATTTCAGTCGTGATGTCGAGTGCTTCTTTGAGGGTGTAGGCAAATCGGCCTTTGGGAAAGTCGAGGCCGATTTTATTCATGGCTTTTTGAAAGGCTTCGCGGTTTTCCGCTTTTTCTATGGCGTGTGGTTTTGCGCCGATCATTTCGACGTCGAATTTTTCGAGTGTTCCCTGTTCGTGCAGGGCCATGGCGGTGTTGAGGCCCGTTTGTCCGCCCAGGGTTGGGAGGAGGGCATCCGGGTGTTCTTTTTCGATGATTGCCGCGCATACTTCGGGTGTGACGGGTTCGACATAAGTCTGGTCAGCCATTTCGGGGTCGGTCATGATGGTGGCGGGGTTGCTGTTGACCAGTACGACTTCGTATCCCTCTTCTTTGAGGGCTTTGCAGGCTTGCGTGCCCGAGTAGTCAAATTCACAGGCTTGTCCGATGACGATGGGACCAGAGCCGATGAGCATTATTTTTTTGAGGTCGGTTCGCTTGGGCATTGGGTATAGGGTCCAAAATCAGGTGGTGAGGTTCAGGTCAAAGTAGTCGGTGCTGTTGCGTATCTGGTGAATGGCTGCGGCAAAATTTTCGATGATGTCACTGGCGATGAGGCTTATGTGTCCTGTTTTTTTCGCTGCGATATCAGCGGCGAGGCCGTGGAGATAGACGGCTGTGCATGCGGCTTCTGAGGGGGTGAGTCCCTGACCGATGAGTGCGGCCAATAGGCCCGTTAGTACGTCTCCTGTGCCGCCGGTGGCCATTCCCGGGTTGCCGGTTGGGTTGATGTGCGTTTCGCCTTCTGGCGTTGCGACGATGGTTGGCGCGCCTTTCAGGACTGTGGTGGCTCCGACATCGGTGGCGAATTTCAGGGCGCGGGCTATGGGATCGCGCTGTATTTCGGCGATGCTGTATCCGGTCAGGCGCGCAAATTCCCCGATGTGCGGGGTGAGTACCAGGGGTGTTTCGCAGGCGCGAATCGCATCGAGGTCGCCAGCGAGGGCGTTGAGTGCGTCGGCGTCAATGACTGCGGGACAAACGCAGTCGCGCACGAGGCGGCGGATGAGTTCGACGGTTTCTCGATGGGTGCCTAAGCCTGGGCCAATGGCGATGCTGTCGGCTGTGCGACATGCGCGTTTTATTTCGCCCCGGGCGCGCAGGGATAAGCATCTGACTTTTTTTACTTCGGGTAGCGGGTGGGTCATTGCTTCGGTGACTTTGGTTTCGAGTATGTCGTTGAGGCTTTTGGGTACGCCGAGTGTGACGAGGCCCGCGCCTCCTTTGAGTGCCGCGTTTGCCGAGAGTGCCGCCGCGCCTGTGAGTCCCACAGATCCGGCGAGGATATATACTCTGCCGCAGTCTCCTTTGTGGGCGTCGGGTTCCCGTTGGGGGAGCAGGCGAGCGCAGCGGCGGTTGTCTATCAGGTAGGTGCTGATGCGTTCGGACTCAATTGCCGACCGTGGTATCCCGATGTCGATGAGATGCAGTTTGCCGCATTGGGCGCGTCCGGGGTAGAAGAAGTGTCCAATGCGGGGCAGTGCAAATGTGACTGTGCATGTTGCGGTTGCACAGGGTCCTTCGATTTTGCCTGTGTCGGCGTTGAGTCCAGAGGGTATATCTACGGCGACTATGGGGCATTGGGCGCGGGTGAGTGCGTCTATGAGTTCGGCGTATATGCCGCGGGGAGGTCCTTGAATGCCTGTGCCCAGGAGGGCGTCAACGGCGATGTCGGCATTGGTTAGTGCGTTTTGTACTGTTGCAATGCGATCAACCGGCTGCACGATGTCCGGGGGCAGTCGGTCGAGGTTGGTTTTTGCATCGCCTGTTATTTCCCGGGCGGATGTGGCTGTGAATACCTGGACTTTTGCACCGCTTTGGGCCGCTTGCCTGGCGATGACAAAGCCGTCGCCGCCGTTGTTGCCTTTGCCACAGAGGATGACGATGTGCCGGTTTTGGAGTTCGCCCAACAGGTTTTCTACTGCCCGGGTTACACCTTGCCCGGCGGCTTCCATGAGTTTTATGCCCGGCATACCACTGTCAATTGCCCGATGGTCAATAGATGCCATCTGGGAGCCGGTGATAAGCTCAATCATAGGGGAGGGTGCGAGGTCGTGCGCGCGGTGTGAGATTTTCTGGGTCATGTTACAAGTTTGTGCCTAAAAATACAGGAAGGACACGGGCAACGCAAACCCTTTTTTGGTGGTTGTAAGGATCGGGGATTATTGGGTGTTTGATTGATAAATAGAAGAAAAACAAAGTTTAAGTGTGGTTTCGCCGAGTTGATACAAACCGCTTGACACAGATGGGGGGCTTGTCTATACTTTTCAGATGGTGTGGTGGGGTGCGAGAGCGGTCGAATCGGGCGGTCTTGAAAACCGTTGACCCTCGCGGGTCCGTGGGTTCGAATCCCACCCCCACCGCCATTTATCTTGCATTTATACAGGTCCTTTGTTACTTTTGGCTGTTCGTTTTTGTTCGCGGAGAGGTGCTGGAGTGGCCGAACAGGGCAGATTGCTAATCTGTTGTAGGGGGTTTCCTCTACCGAGGGTTCGAATCCCTCCCTCTCCGCCATATAATTGATAGGTCGATTTTCGATGTCGGATACGGTTTTGCGTTTTGCGCCGTCTCCCACTGGTGGGTTTCACGTGGGCAATGCGCGAACGGCGATTTTTAATCATCTTTACGCGAAGCACTACCAGGCAAAGTTGTTGTTGCGCGTGGAAGATACGGATCGAGAGCGTTTTACAGAGTCGTCGCTTCAGACGATTCTGGATGGTTTGAACTGGCTCGGTGTTGATTTTGACGCCGAGCCAGTGTTTCAGTCGGATAATGTCGAGGCGCATAAGCAAGCCGCCGAGCGTCTGGTGGAGACGGGGCATGCGTATTACGGCTATGAGACTGCGGAGGAGCTTGACGCGATGCGCCGGCAGGCGCAGGTCGAGAAGCGGCGCGTGCGCTACGATCGGGATTTGACGCCGGAACAGCAGGCTGCTTTTGAGGCAGAAGGGCGGCCACGGGTTGTGCGGTTTAAGGTGCCAGCGGGTGAGACGGTCTGGCACGATCGCATTCGGGGGGTGCAGCGGTGGGATAATGCCGAGGTTGAGGATTTTGTTTTGTTGCGGCCCGATGGGTCCCCTGTTTACAATCTTGCGGTGGTGGTGGATGATCACGATATGGGTGTGAATATGGTGTTGCGGTCTGCGGATCATTTGTCGAATACGCCCAAGCAAATTATGCTGTTTGAGGCGCTTTCGTGGATGGTGCCGGAGTATGGGCATTCGACGCTGATTTTGGGTCCCGATGGCAGTAAGTTGTCCAAGCGCCACGGTGCGACGACGATTTCGGAGTATCAGGAGCGGGGTTTTTTGTCGGATGCGATGTTCAATTATCTCGCGCTGTTGGGTTGGGCACCGGGGGATGAGCGCGAGGTGTTTGCGGGAGATGAGTTGACCGAGGCGTTTTCTGTTGAGGGATTACTCAAGAGAGACGCGATTTTTGATGAGAAGAAACTGGTCTGGCTCAATGGCGAGCATATGCGTCTTCGTCCGGTGGATGAGGTTCTGGATGATGCGATACCGATTTGGGTTGTGGAGGGGTGGCTTTCTGAGGCAGAGGCTTCTGAGCGGCGGGATGAGTTGTTGAAGATTGCCGAGTTGTTGCAGCCGCGGTTGCATACACTTCAGGATTTGCAGCATACGGGTTATTTTTTTGTGGATCCGGTGTCGTATGATGCAAAGACGGCAAAGAAGAACTGGAAGACGGATACGCCCGAGCGCGTTGGGTTGATGATTGAGCGTTTGGAGGATTTGGGTTCGTTTGGTGAGGGCGATATCGAGGGTGTGACGCGCACACTATCTGGTGAATTGGGAATTTCGGCTTCGAGGCTGATTCATCCGACGCGGCTCGCGCTTTGCGGCGTTGGGTTTGGGCCGGGGTTGTTTGAGTTGATGGCTGTGCTTGGAAGAGAAACCTGTATTCGCAGGCTGAAGAAGGCGCTGGAGGTTTTGGGGTCGTGATGGGGCGTGCCTTCCTGAATCTTTAATTATATATTTTTGCCCCCTCGTCTAATGGCAAGACATGCGGCTCTGGACCGTAGGATCGGGGTTCGAATCCCTGGGGGGCAATTTCATTTTTTAAAAGGCCGTAAGTTTTTGCTACTACTGAGCAATACTTACGGCCTTTTGTTTTACCTCAGGTTCCTGAGTCTAAAAATGTTAAGTAGCACCTCCGTTCATAGCCGTTTATGCAGGTCGTGCTATTTATCGTCCGTCCGAGTGCGTTCTATTCCGAGCAATTTGAGCCACTGGTAGTTGCAATGCCCTCAAGCC encodes:
- a CDS encoding TonB family protein, giving the protein MSRLIYITSLCFLCLASCKSVYYNTFYNAKQQYSIAEQKRVESQTPGSRITSATYNALYQRAILKASIVLKYFPDSKWFDDSLLLIGKASYWREDYTEALTKFQELQKLFPESELIPETRYWQGRALWAMNRTNEARTTFSLFDKKINPELYGLSNLALAEMEASQGNKEEAIISYKALLETLDKKHKLRARAWQGVGNNLLELNRYDEALEAYENVLKSKPDTRTNFETRVKIGETLERQQKYDGALDAYQKILKIKRLRIYEAEIRLKQAHIYQLKDQTETAEEIYSDIGKKYPRSEYSAAAFYRLGLIEQKSRKNLEKSKELFEKAVREDRSSDEGKLALQRQKDLVALERYQTQIEKVEDPQKALGPLFDLAELYLFNLGEPDSALSIYQRVLTLTDTTDLSPRVRYAIGLIYADSLKNETAAREHFQLLLDQHPNTPYAVEARTRLNQKHADDALAETRFLQAENLIAEGTPTRDILPIYQQIADEYPNSLFAPKALFALAWTYENNLDQREQAKTVYEQVQERYPLTQYGKIATDKLKGKFLDPPPEPADTTQTQPSDTQPDTTRTDPADAPPDTTATPPDISKLRTQKTPPPKPAFKPNVIIGGGIMEAVDADEEPQVIEEIEPEYPEEARAEGKPAMVFLRLLILKNGSVGEVHVISGPELFHSAAVEAAKQYTFEPGIHEDAPRDMWTDIAIHFEPPE
- a CDS encoding dihydroorotate dehydrogenase electron transfer subunit, which encodes MPEIPNFISESAIVEKNEPIAQGIYLMRLHAPRLATASRPAQFLQILTDPGSSPYLRRPFSVLRANRKAGWLDLIYDVIGPGTERLSTAQCGDQFDASGPLGNPFVPPETKRILLVAGGVGLVPLAFLAWEHLDRRPDMIYLMGAANTARLPDMSALLPADLPLHIATDDGSIGHRGFVTELIAEHTLPNHTTILTCGPHPMMARVAHIAAELDTPCYASLENHMACGFGACVGCVVEYKTYPTEDRRYRCVCLEGPVVNAHEIVW
- a CDS encoding NAD(P)H-hydrate dehydratase codes for the protein MTQKISHRAHDLAPSPMIELITGSQMASIDHRAIDSGMPGIKLMEAAGQGVTRAVENLLGELQNRHIVILCGKGNNGGDGFVIARQAAQSGAKVQVFTATSAREITGDAKTNLDRLPPDIVQPVDRIATVQNALTNADIAVDALLGTGIQGPPRGIYAELIDALTRAQCPIVAVDIPSGLNADTGKIEGPCATATCTVTFALPRIGHFFYPGRAQCGKLHLIDIGIPRSAIESERISTYLIDNRRCARLLPQREPDAHKGDCGRVYILAGSVGLTGAAALSANAALKGGAGLVTLGVPKSLNDILETKVTEAMTHPLPEVKKVRCLSLRARGEIKRACRTADSIAIGPGLGTHRETVELIRRLVRDCVCPAVIDADALNALAGDLDAIRACETPLVLTPHIGEFARLTGYSIAEIQRDPIARALKFATDVGATTVLKGAPTIVATPEGETHINPTGNPGMATGGTGDVLTGLLAALIGQGLTPSEAACTAVYLHGLAADIAAKKTGHISLIASDIIENFAAAIHQIRNSTDYFDLNLTT
- a CDS encoding glutamate--tRNA ligase, which gives rise to MSDTVLRFAPSPTGGFHVGNARTAIFNHLYAKHYQAKLLLRVEDTDRERFTESSLQTILDGLNWLGVDFDAEPVFQSDNVEAHKQAAERLVETGHAYYGYETAEELDAMRRQAQVEKRRVRYDRDLTPEQQAAFEAEGRPRVVRFKVPAGETVWHDRIRGVQRWDNAEVEDFVLLRPDGSPVYNLAVVVDDHDMGVNMVLRSADHLSNTPKQIMLFEALSWMVPEYGHSTLILGPDGSKLSKRHGATTISEYQERGFLSDAMFNYLALLGWAPGDEREVFAGDELTEAFSVEGLLKRDAIFDEKKLVWLNGEHMRLRPVDEVLDDAIPIWVVEGWLSEAEASERRDELLKIAELLQPRLHTLQDLQHTGYFFVDPVSYDAKTAKKNWKTDTPERVGLMIERLEDLGSFGEGDIEGVTRTLSGELGISASRLIHPTRLALCGVGFGPGLFELMAVLGRETCIRRLKKALEVLGS